In the Oncorhynchus keta strain PuntledgeMale-10-30-2019 chromosome 32, Oket_V2, whole genome shotgun sequence genome, TTGTGGAAGATACCACTGGGAAGGGTGTGGGGGTGGTGGAAAATACCATCGGGCCGTGTGTGGGTCTGCTGGAATATATCACTGGGCATGATGTGGGGATGGTGGAAGATACCACTGGGAAGGGTGTGGGGATGGTGGAAGATACATCTGGGAAGGGTGGGGATGGTGTGAGTCTGCTGGAAGATACCACTGGGAAGAGTGTGGGGGTGGTGGAAGATACCACTGGGAAGGGTGTGGGGGTGGTGGAAGATACCACTGGGAAGGGTGTGGGGGTGGTGGAAGATACCACTGGGAAGGGTGTGGGGATGGTGGAAGATACATCTGGGAAGGGTGGGGATGGTGTGAGTCTGCTGGAAGATACCACTGGGAAGAGTGTGGGGGTGGTGGAAGATACCACTGGGAAGGGTGTGGGGGTGGTGGAAGATACCACTGGGAAGGGTGTGGGGGTGGTGGAAGATACCACTGGGAAGGGTGTGGGGATGGTGGAAGATACATCTGGGAAGGGTGGGGATGGTGTGAGTCTGCTGGAAGATACCACTGGGAAGAGTGTGGGGGTGGTGGAAGATACCACTGGGAAGGGTGTGGGGGTGGTGGAAGATACCACTGGGAAGGGTGTGGGGGTGGTGGAAGATACCACTGGGAAGGGTGTGGGGGTGGTGGAAGATACCACTGGGAAGGGTGTGGGGATGGTGGAAGATACCTCTGGGAAGGGTGTGGGGGTGGTGGAAGATACCACTGGGAAGGGTGTGGGGGTGGTGGAAGATACCACTGGGAAGGGTGTGGGGGTGGTGGAAGATACCACTGGGAAGGGTGTGGGGGTGGTGGAAGATACCACTGGGAATGGTGTGGGGATGGTGGAAGATACCTCTGGGAAGGGTGTGGGGATGGTGTGAGTCTGCTGGAAGATACCACTGGGAAGGGTGTGGGGATGGTGGAAGATACCTCTGGGAAGGGTGTGGGGATGGTGTGAGTCTGCTGGAAGATACCTCTGGGAAGGGTGTGGGGATGGTGTGAGTCTGCTGGAAGATACCACTGGGAAGAGTGTGGGGGTGGTGGAAGATACCACTGGGAAGGGTGTGGGGGTGGTGGAAGATACCACTGGGAAGGGTGTGGGGGTGGTGGAAGATACCACTGGGAAGGGTGTGGGGGTGGTGGAAGATACTACTGGACACTAGGGTTTGCAGACCCGCTTGTCGTCAAAGAGGCGTCGGAGGGTATAGACCTGTGTGACGGCCACAGTCAGGATGACCAGGAGGCTCATGGAGGACCAGAACGAGACCCTCCACAGATTGTCCTCCAGTAGATAGCGGTCCCGGGCCTCGAAGGCCCTCAGCATGGTCTGAAGCTGCCAGCTCCGCTCCAGGTGCCTGTGCACTGAGTCCATGGtctcctacagggagagagacagtgggtaAGGtgggagaggataagagagaacACAGGAATGTATAGAACATTGACAGCAGGAAAGAGAGGAAAAACATGAAACAGGAGAGACGAGCAGGATGAAAAGACAAAATAAAGACACCAGTCCCAGTGGCTGAGCGTTTGGtgttcctcctgtccttctcACCCTGATGTCTTCCAGTTTGTACTCCACCATACTCTCTGGCTCGGCCATGTCAGCCCACTCTTCATCGCCCCAGGTGTCCCCAGGCTGGCCCTCCACGATCACCTCGAAGAACACCATCTTCTCAGAAAGCTTACTGAAGCTGTTGTCAAAACACAGCCGGTAGTCTCCATCCTCTGTAGGCTCCACCCTGGGAGACGGACCAATGAGGAAGAACAACGTGATGTCAGAGAGCAAGTCAGACAGTGTTCAGACTGTCATATAGAATAGTGTAGAACTTTACTGTCCGTAAGCCAGAGGGTGGAAAGGTGTCTTTTGCATCACCTTACAAAAACTTTGAACCAAACACCATCGAGCATGGTGAGACCTTCATACCACTCCAGAGAAGTTAGAGGAGGTCAGGGTTGTGTTAGTAGGTTCTGCCCACTCACGTGTGGATGCCGTCAGATGTCCTGAACTCAGAGGCCAGCTTGTATCCGCTGGGGGAGATCAGGGTGAAGCCCACATCCAGGCCTGCACCTGCAATCACCTGGAACAGGAGGGAATGGATGAAATGATATTATAATCTATTATAATCTATCTTCCTATGAGAATATccagtgttacagacagacactatGGACAGACTGAAATCCACCATGTCTACACACACACGTCTTCACTTccatacatactgtagacacatGAACActgtggtggtggtatagtcagtgttgtagtggtgcctggagaagtgatTTTACACTCATTTTGGTTCCCAGAATGACAAAAATTCCCAAAATGACAACGGAAAAGTGCCCtgtggaatgaatggaatgaCAAACAgtgacatacactctgaatggCCTAAAATGATAAATCCCATAATGGTTTTTCACAGTCAGGCTGAACCAAGCTGTACCGTGCAAATAAGTTAACAGGCTTACTATTTAAACAGATCAATTAGGCTGTCAACTGAGTCAGAAATTCAGTCAggtttttactttttttttgctTTCAAAATCACATTTAACAGAAAAACTGGTctgggataaataaataaaaaatgtttttgaatGTAGTTACCTTTCAATTCAAGTGCACAAGCACccagcactgttgtttggttagctctgtttctgtagcacatgataatgagtttgcaaaacaaatgacCACTGAATAGATGCAGGTAATCATGATATCATTCGGCCAGGTAAGCATAGACTACtttgtagctagttaacatttcatTAATAAGGATTTTGGGAAAGCCTCTATACATTGTTACATTTTTCCTGatccttaattgtttgaaacctggacGTTTTACTTCATATGAGTCATGTCTTACTTTGCTTGAAAGTAGCCTAAAGCCAAAATCCTACCATCGAATCGTAGAGGCAATTCCTTCAGAAAGACTTCCTCATATGCGTTTTCCTGCTCTATTGGTTTTCTATACATCTTCTGTCATTGCCTAGCAGCCAAAGGCATtgtcctagtcatattagcaacccatgatagttgttacATCTTTAGATCTCCCTTCTTTCTACATTTCTAATAGATGTTTCCATCTCTGTCCATGAAATCGCTTTTTAGAACAGTGTTTTCATTCAAATGTCATTTTGGAACATTTGTGCATAGGTCTACCtcataatagtttatcaacattttaagataTAAATTCTGATCTGTTCAATCAGCCTTATTAACTGATATggcatatacctccactacactagtATATGCAATGCCAACTGTGAGTATATGCAATGCCAACTGTGAGTATATGTAATGCCA is a window encoding:
- the tmed1a gene encoding transmembrane emp24 domain-containing protein 1a isoform X2, whose product is MEYVIAGAGLDVGFTLISPSGYKLASEFRTSDGIHTVEPTEDGDYRLCFDNSFSKLSEKMVFFEVIVEGQPGDTWGDEEWADMAEPESMVEYKLEDIRETMDSVHRHLERSWQLQTMLRAFEARDRYLLEDNLWRVSFWSSMSLLVILTVAVTQVYTLRRLFDDKRVCKP
- the tmed1a gene encoding transmembrane emp24 domain-containing protein 1a isoform X1, coding for MGSMFDLSVAVRLYLLSCFVVSVDFTLGLGQSHDTEFTFQLPAGRTECFYQTATKNGSLEVEYQVIAGAGLDVGFTLISPSGYKLASEFRTSDGIHTVEPTEDGDYRLCFDNSFSKLSEKMVFFEVIVEGQPGDTWGDEEWADMAEPESMVEYKLEDIRETMDSVHRHLERSWQLQTMLRAFEARDRYLLEDNLWRVSFWSSMSLLVILTVAVTQVYTLRRLFDDKRVCKP